A stretch of Microbacterium sp. LWH3-1.2 DNA encodes these proteins:
- a CDS encoding ABC transporter ATP-binding protein: MLAKLLVRYLKPYGWLQLGVLLFQSASAVASLYLPSLNADIIDNGVSKGDTDYIWRTGIVMLTVSLGQIVASIIATYFAARAAMSLGRDIRDDIFERVSGFSEREVTGFGAGSLITRNTNDVQQVQMLAMMGATFLVTAPLLAIGGIVLAIEQAASLAWILAVAVPVLLLVAGLLIARMVPLFRSYQGKLDGVNRVMREQLTGIRVIRAFVREPIEEERFREANTDIMVVGRKVGSLFVVLFPAVMLILNVTVIGVIWFGGMQVDSGEIQIGTLFAFMQYAMIILSGVLMASFMTLMIPRAAVSAERVGEVLDTHSSLERPSDAVGAFPAPGTVAFRDVAFTYPGAEHPILSGITFRAEPGETVAVVGSTGAGKTTLVSLIPRLFDVTDGIVEVGGVDVRRADLDALWSTIGLVPQRPFLFSGTIASNLRFGREDATDAELWRALEIAQASDFVSQMDAGLDSPIAQGGTNVSGGQRQRLAIARAIVHQPRVLVFDDSFSALDLTTDARLRQALWRELPDVTKIVVAQRVSTITDADRIVVLDDGGIVGIGTHEQLLETSQTYREIVESQLGAEVAR, encoded by the coding sequence GTGCTGGCAAAACTCCTCGTCCGATACCTCAAGCCGTACGGCTGGCTCCAGCTCGGCGTGCTGCTGTTCCAGTCGGCCTCCGCCGTCGCCTCGCTGTACCTGCCCAGCCTGAACGCCGACATCATCGACAACGGCGTCTCGAAGGGCGACACCGACTACATCTGGCGCACCGGCATCGTCATGCTGACCGTTTCGCTGGGGCAGATCGTCGCCTCGATCATCGCGACCTACTTCGCGGCGCGCGCCGCGATGAGCCTCGGCCGTGACATCCGCGACGACATCTTCGAGCGCGTGTCGGGCTTCTCCGAGCGGGAGGTGACCGGCTTCGGCGCGGGCTCGCTCATCACCCGCAACACGAACGACGTGCAGCAGGTGCAGATGCTCGCGATGATGGGGGCGACGTTCCTCGTCACGGCGCCCCTGCTCGCGATCGGCGGGATCGTCCTCGCGATCGAGCAGGCGGCGAGCCTCGCGTGGATCCTGGCCGTCGCCGTGCCGGTGCTCCTCCTCGTGGCGGGACTCCTCATCGCCCGCATGGTGCCGCTGTTCCGCAGCTACCAGGGCAAGCTCGACGGCGTGAATCGCGTCATGCGCGAGCAGCTCACCGGCATCCGCGTCATCCGCGCCTTCGTCCGCGAGCCCATCGAAGAGGAGCGCTTCCGCGAGGCCAACACCGACATCATGGTCGTCGGCCGCAAGGTCGGTTCGCTGTTCGTCGTGCTGTTCCCCGCGGTCATGCTGATCCTCAACGTCACGGTGATCGGCGTGATCTGGTTCGGCGGCATGCAGGTCGACAGCGGTGAGATCCAGATCGGCACCCTCTTCGCCTTCATGCAGTACGCGATGATCATCCTCTCGGGTGTGTTGATGGCGAGCTTCATGACCCTGATGATCCCGCGCGCCGCCGTGTCGGCCGAGCGCGTCGGCGAGGTGCTGGACACCCACTCGTCGCTGGAGCGTCCGTCCGACGCGGTCGGCGCGTTCCCGGCGCCCGGCACCGTCGCCTTCCGCGACGTCGCATTCACCTATCCAGGTGCCGAGCACCCGATCCTGTCGGGCATCACGTTCCGCGCCGAACCGGGTGAGACGGTCGCCGTCGTCGGTTCGACCGGCGCCGGCAAGACCACGCTCGTGTCGCTGATCCCGCGCCTGTTCGACGTCACCGACGGCATCGTCGAGGTGGGCGGCGTCGACGTGCGGCGTGCCGACCTCGATGCACTGTGGAGCACGATCGGGCTCGTTCCGCAGCGCCCGTTCCTGTTCTCGGGCACGATCGCGTCGAACCTGCGGTTCGGCCGCGAGGACGCGACGGATGCCGAGCTCTGGCGCGCGCTCGAGATCGCCCAGGCGAGCGACTTCGTGAGCCAGATGGACGCCGGACTCGACTCCCCGATCGCGCAGGGCGGCACCAACGTGTCGGGCGGGCAGCGGCAGCGGCTCGCGATCGCGCGGGCCATCGTCCACCAGCCGCGGGTGCTCGTGTTCGACGACTCGTTCTCGGCGCTCGACCTCACGACCGATGCGCGACTGAGGCAGGCGCTGTGGCGGGAGCTGCCCGACGTCACGAAGATCGTCGTGGCCCAGCGCGTCTCGACGATCACCGACGCCGACCGCATCGTCGTCCTCGACGACGGCGGCATCGTGGGGATCGGCACGCACGAGCAGCTGCTCGAGACGAGCCAGACCTACCGCGAGATCGTGGAATCCCAGCTCGGAGCGGAGGTCGCCCGATGA
- a CDS encoding PLP-dependent aminotransferase family protein encodes MDQRMALGGTVEASRLAGRLGRWAHGDGTLTVRLAQAIASLIEGGELRPGDRLPAERALAGAIAVSRGTVVAAYGLLSDDELVERRQGSGTRVAGPIGAAAPARERTARGEGLFSASPSGIDLLRAVPAMPRLVIDLVRAHTPTLDPVTLAETDPAGLPVLRARLAALFEEEGTPATPAQILVTHGAQQAISLVVDELVSPGDVVLTESVTWPGLADSVRRRGGRVHGVTIGPEGIDVEELEAAIVALRPVLIAVNPHHHNPTGTRLPAASRQRLADLSAEYGVPTLEDRVLAHVSFDGVVPATLAALRPDAPVIVVDSLSKWSWSGLRIGWVRADPVLVRRLRGVRQLVDQSTSVPAQLLALDLVDEARTLRLATSQTHAVASAHLLAAMAEHLPDWDVIPPRGGLAFWARLPVGSATALARVAAMRGVAVAGGTEFTASVVYDDHIRVPYTAPEAVLQEGVRRLGEAWRDYRAQL; translated from the coding sequence GTGGACCAGAGGATGGCCCTCGGTGGCACCGTCGAGGCATCCCGCCTCGCCGGACGCCTGGGCAGGTGGGCGCACGGCGACGGCACCCTGACGGTGCGCCTGGCCCAGGCGATCGCCTCCCTCATCGAGGGCGGCGAGCTGCGTCCCGGCGACCGGCTGCCGGCCGAGCGCGCCCTCGCCGGTGCGATCGCCGTCTCGCGCGGGACGGTGGTCGCCGCCTACGGGCTGCTCAGCGACGACGAACTCGTGGAACGACGGCAGGGGAGCGGCACACGCGTCGCCGGACCCATCGGGGCCGCAGCACCCGCCCGCGAGCGGACGGCCCGCGGCGAAGGCCTGTTCTCGGCCTCACCCTCGGGGATCGACCTGCTGCGCGCCGTGCCCGCGATGCCCCGGCTCGTGATCGATCTCGTGCGCGCGCACACGCCCACGCTCGATCCGGTCACCCTGGCCGAGACCGATCCGGCGGGCCTGCCTGTGCTGCGCGCCCGGCTCGCCGCGCTGTTCGAGGAGGAGGGCACGCCGGCGACGCCGGCGCAGATCCTCGTGACCCACGGCGCCCAGCAGGCGATCAGCCTCGTCGTGGACGAGCTCGTCTCACCCGGCGACGTCGTGCTCACCGAATCGGTGACGTGGCCCGGCCTCGCCGACTCGGTGCGGCGGCGCGGCGGGCGCGTGCACGGTGTGACCATCGGTCCCGAAGGGATCGACGTGGAGGAACTCGAAGCCGCGATCGTCGCGCTGCGGCCGGTGCTCATCGCCGTCAACCCGCACCACCACAATCCGACCGGCACGCGGCTGCCAGCCGCATCCCGGCAGCGCCTCGCCGACCTGTCGGCCGAGTACGGCGTGCCGACTCTCGAAGACCGCGTGCTCGCCCACGTCTCCTTCGACGGGGTGGTGCCGGCGACCCTCGCGGCGCTTCGTCCCGACGCGCCGGTGATCGTCGTCGACTCGCTGTCGAAGTGGTCGTGGTCGGGCCTGCGGATCGGATGGGTGCGTGCGGATCCGGTGCTCGTGCGGCGCCTGCGGGGCGTCCGCCAGCTCGTCGACCAGTCGACGAGCGTGCCGGCTCAGCTTCTCGCTCTCGACCTCGTCGACGAGGCCCGCACACTGCGGCTCGCCACGTCGCAGACGCACGCCGTGGCGTCCGCGCACCTGCTCGCGGCGATGGCAGAGCACCTCCCCGACTGGGACGTGATCCCGCCGCGCGGCGGTCTCGCCTTCTGGGCGCGGCTGCCGGTGGGGTCGGCGACCGCCCTTGCGCGCGTCGCCGCGATGCGCGGCGTCGCGGTCGCGGGCGGCACCGAGTTCACCGCATCCGTCGTCTACGACGATCACATCCGCGTGCCGTACACCGCCCCGGAAGCCGTGCTGCAGGAGGGCGTGCGGCGCCTCGGCGAGGCGTGGCGCGACTACCGCGCGCAGCTGTAG
- a CDS encoding DUF4407 domain-containing protein yields MSSYSAHRPGRFGSDGRIEFETDGEQTEDLYLDDVRAQQAAGEPVREPRDADGPEDPFPETRDLLEDALAMNPTQPVAVSEPVVAEQPATIGEWGAVDEPRGDEPVADGRVADEPVVDGEQEVAASVPPARAKRPRRERTSGWRKLAILGGADGSVLDEVPTETPRFVQMFFVIAGTALISAISMYFALTTGVRIVAWGALPLAIVWALIIFNLDRFLTSTMRSSQSIGRLIALAIPRVIMAAVIGIVVAEPLVLQIFHNDIAREVNATNITQAQSDQDAVTAGPEKQALDAASERVAALESQAASGVVAGADTTSASTASAQQTVDDLTAKLGAQQQVIDQARAIYQCELTGQGAGEVPGCSGVAGEGASSDAAQAQLAAAQAAYDDLNSQLTAAQADLAAAQAAGTADAGASEATNKQQAKDELPGAREQYQAALAAYDARATEIASGNSGAVGLLSQISGLERLSQREPTLAWAHWLIAVLFFMIELLPVLVKVLTSYGEPSLYEKADGLRRQVALDRVTARSWRERADIAQGGQA; encoded by the coding sequence ATGTCTTCTTACTCTGCACACCGGCCGGGCCGGTTCGGCTCCGACGGCCGGATCGAGTTCGAGACAGACGGGGAACAGACGGAGGATCTGTACCTCGACGACGTGCGCGCTCAGCAGGCCGCCGGTGAGCCCGTGCGCGAGCCTCGGGACGCCGACGGTCCCGAGGATCCGTTCCCCGAGACCCGCGATCTGCTCGAGGACGCGCTGGCGATGAACCCGACGCAGCCGGTCGCCGTGAGCGAGCCGGTCGTGGCCGAGCAGCCGGCGACGATCGGCGAGTGGGGCGCTGTCGACGAGCCGCGGGGGGACGAACCCGTCGCCGACGGGCGGGTGGCGGACGAGCCGGTGGTCGATGGCGAGCAGGAGGTGGCAGCATCCGTCCCTCCTGCCCGTGCGAAGCGTCCGCGTCGCGAGCGGACCTCCGGCTGGCGCAAGCTCGCGATCCTCGGCGGCGCCGACGGATCGGTGCTCGACGAGGTGCCGACCGAGACGCCGCGCTTCGTGCAGATGTTCTTCGTGATCGCCGGCACCGCGCTGATCTCGGCGATCTCGATGTACTTCGCGCTGACCACCGGCGTGCGGATCGTCGCGTGGGGCGCGCTGCCGCTCGCGATCGTGTGGGCCCTCATCATCTTCAACCTCGACCGCTTCCTCACCTCGACGATGCGTTCCTCGCAGAGCATCGGGCGGCTGATCGCGCTCGCGATCCCGCGCGTCATCATGGCCGCCGTCATCGGCATCGTCGTTGCCGAGCCGCTCGTGCTCCAGATCTTCCACAACGACATCGCGCGCGAGGTCAACGCGACGAACATCACGCAGGCGCAGTCGGATCAGGACGCCGTCACCGCCGGGCCCGAGAAACAGGCGCTGGATGCCGCGAGCGAACGCGTCGCGGCGCTCGAGAGCCAGGCGGCCAGCGGCGTCGTCGCGGGCGCGGACACCACGTCGGCGTCGACGGCGTCGGCGCAACAGACCGTGGACGACCTCACCGCCAAGCTCGGCGCGCAGCAGCAGGTGATCGACCAGGCGCGTGCGATCTACCAGTGCGAGCTCACCGGGCAAGGGGCGGGCGAGGTGCCCGGCTGCAGTGGCGTCGCGGGCGAGGGTGCGAGCTCCGATGCTGCACAAGCGCAGCTCGCGGCCGCCCAGGCGGCGTACGACGACCTGAACTCGCAGCTGACCGCTGCGCAGGCCGATCTCGCCGCAGCGCAGGCGGCCGGCACGGCCGACGCCGGAGCATCGGAGGCGACGAACAAGCAGCAGGCGAAGGACGAGCTGCCCGGCGCGCGCGAGCAGTACCAGGCGGCGCTCGCCGCCTACGACGCCCGTGCGACGGAGATCGCGAGCGGCAACTCCGGTGCGGTGGGTCTGCTGAGTCAGATCAGCGGGCTCGAACGGCTGTCGCAGCGCGAGCCCACACTCGCGTGGGCGCACTGGTTGATCGCGGTGCTGTTCTTCATGATCGAGCTGCTGCCGGTGCTCGTGAAGGTGCTCACGAGCTACGGCGAGCCCTCGCTCTACGAGAAGGCCGACGGGTTGCGCCGCCAGGTGGCGCTCGACCGCGTCACGGCGCGCAGCTGGCGCGAGCGGGCCGACATCGCGCAGGGCGGGCAGGCCTAG
- a CDS encoding LysE family translocator: MVPAPNLLAFTLAALVLIVIPGPSVLFTIGRALALGRIGGLLSVLGNALGLLPIIGLVAVGVGGVVAQSVVLFTIVKVAGALYLVYLGVQAIRHRRRAAAAANGGALPRSAWRQLGEGFVVGITNPKTIAFFVAVLPQFVDLNAGMVPLQMIELGLVFFVIALVSDGIWALIAAGAREWFGRSPKRISTLSATGGGLMIGLGGILLFTGNKH, encoded by the coding sequence GTGGTGCCCGCCCCGAATCTTCTCGCCTTCACACTCGCCGCGCTCGTCCTGATCGTGATCCCGGGTCCGAGCGTGCTCTTCACGATCGGGCGCGCGCTCGCCCTCGGCCGCATCGGCGGGCTGCTGAGCGTGCTCGGCAACGCGCTCGGACTGCTGCCGATCATCGGTCTCGTCGCGGTCGGCGTCGGCGGCGTCGTCGCGCAGTCGGTCGTGCTGTTCACCATCGTCAAGGTCGCCGGTGCGCTGTACCTCGTGTACCTCGGCGTGCAGGCGATCCGCCACCGTCGTCGCGCCGCCGCGGCGGCGAACGGCGGCGCGCTGCCGCGCTCGGCGTGGCGCCAGCTCGGCGAGGGGTTCGTCGTCGGCATCACGAACCCGAAGACGATCGCGTTCTTCGTGGCGGTGCTCCCCCAGTTCGTCGATCTGAACGCCGGAATGGTGCCGCTGCAGATGATCGAGCTCGGACTCGTCTTCTTCGTCATCGCGCTCGTCTCCGACGGCATCTGGGCGCTCATCGCGGCGGGCGCGCGCGAGTGGTTCGGGCGCTCCCCGAAGCGCATCTCGACTCTCTCGGCCACCGGCGGCGGGCTCATGATCGGCTTAGGCGGCATCCTCCTCTTCACCGGGAACAAGCACTGA
- the rlmN gene encoding 23S rRNA (adenine(2503)-C(2))-methyltransferase RlmN, whose translation MTDSPVRTTKPRQVRPATEGWTQKKDAEGRPLLQFASPKRGKPPAHLADFTPEQRVEKVKELGLPGFRAKQLEKHYFQHWTHNPADMTDLPADGREEFVHGMLPALLTEVRRLETDRGDTIKFLWKLHDGALVESVLMRYPGRITLCVSSQAGCGMNCPFCATGQAGLTRNMSAAEIVEQVVRANRLIADGGLGGKKKDDHSAERVSNIVFMGMGEPLANYARVMQAVRVMTDKQHGLGMSARGITVSTVGLVPAITKLAAEDIPVTFALSLHAPDDKLRDELIPVNSRWKVDEALDAARAYFDKTGRRVSIEYALIKDMNDHGWRADLLAEKLNARGRGWVHVNPIPLNPTPGSIWTASEVSVQNEFVRRLNDAGIPTTLRDTRGKEIDGACGQLVATEEDEAVAAVTPLED comes from the coding sequence ATGACCGACTCGCCCGTGCGCACGACCAAGCCCCGCCAGGTGCGTCCGGCGACCGAAGGTTGGACGCAGAAGAAGGATGCCGAGGGCCGGCCCCTCCTCCAGTTCGCAAGTCCGAAGCGTGGCAAGCCGCCCGCGCACCTGGCGGACTTCACCCCCGAGCAGCGCGTCGAGAAGGTGAAGGAGCTCGGACTCCCCGGTTTCCGCGCGAAGCAGCTCGAGAAGCACTACTTCCAGCACTGGACCCACAACCCCGCCGACATGACGGACCTCCCGGCCGACGGCCGCGAGGAGTTCGTGCACGGCATGCTGCCGGCGCTCCTCACCGAGGTGCGCCGCCTCGAGACCGACCGCGGCGACACCATCAAGTTCCTCTGGAAGCTGCACGACGGCGCACTCGTCGAGTCGGTGCTCATGCGCTACCCCGGCCGCATCACGCTGTGCGTCTCGTCGCAGGCGGGCTGCGGCATGAACTGCCCGTTCTGCGCGACCGGCCAGGCCGGCCTCACGCGCAACATGTCGGCCGCCGAGATCGTCGAGCAGGTCGTGCGCGCCAACCGCCTCATCGCCGACGGCGGCCTCGGCGGCAAGAAGAAGGACGACCACTCGGCCGAGCGCGTCTCGAACATCGTCTTCATGGGCATGGGCGAGCCGCTCGCCAACTACGCGCGCGTGATGCAGGCGGTGCGCGTGATGACAGACAAGCAGCACGGCCTCGGCATGAGCGCGCGCGGCATCACGGTCTCCACCGTCGGCCTCGTACCCGCGATCACCAAGCTCGCCGCCGAGGACATCCCGGTCACCTTCGCGCTGTCCCTGCACGCCCCCGACGACAAGCTGCGCGACGAGCTCATCCCGGTGAACTCGCGGTGGAAGGTCGACGAGGCTCTGGATGCCGCCCGGGCCTACTTCGACAAGACGGGTCGCCGCGTCTCGATCGAGTACGCCCTCATCAAGGACATGAACGACCACGGCTGGCGCGCCGATCTCCTCGCCGAGAAGCTCAACGCCCGCGGGCGCGGCTGGGTGCACGTCAACCCCATCCCGCTGAACCCGACGCCCGGCTCGATCTGGACCGCGTCCGAGGTGTCGGTGCAGAACGAGTTCGTGCGCCGCCTCAACGACGCCGGCATTCCGACGACCCTCCGCGACACGCGCGGCAAGGAGATCGACGGCGCCTGCGGCCAGCTCGTCGCCACGGAGGAGGACGAGGCGGTCGCCGCCGTCACCCCGCTCGAGGACTGA
- a CDS encoding NUDIX domain-containing protein, with protein MITSAGILLYRIAPEPQVLIAHMGGPFWASKDAGAWSVPKGEFAEGEESALDAARREFREELGIDPPEPPYAELGTFAYSSGKRVTVFVADGAAFSLDDLEFGEFELEWPPRSGRTASFPEIDRVEWTGLDAARERLVKGQRPAVDALEKHLAEAAAG; from the coding sequence GTGATCACGAGCGCCGGCATCCTGCTCTACCGGATCGCGCCCGAACCCCAGGTGCTCATCGCGCACATGGGCGGGCCGTTCTGGGCGAGCAAGGATGCCGGCGCGTGGTCTGTCCCCAAGGGCGAGTTCGCCGAGGGGGAGGAGAGCGCGTTGGATGCCGCGCGCCGGGAGTTCCGCGAAGAGCTCGGCATCGACCCGCCTGAGCCGCCCTACGCCGAGCTCGGCACCTTCGCGTATTCGTCGGGGAAGCGTGTGACCGTGTTCGTCGCCGACGGCGCCGCGTTCTCGCTCGACGACCTCGAGTTCGGCGAGTTCGAGCTGGAGTGGCCGCCGCGCTCCGGGAGGACCGCGAGCTTCCCCGAGATCGACCGCGTGGAGTGGACCGGCCTCGATGCCGCACGCGAACGGCTGGTGAAGGGTCAGCGTCCGGCGGTCGACGCGCTCGAGAAGCATCTCGCCGAGGCCGCCGCGGGATGA
- a CDS encoding ABC transporter ATP-binding protein, with protein sequence MSDEKNTEKTSRRRVRQAVAELSAEEKAEIELGEQARIAADDWSGAVAPGKAAHFWPAFRRLIGLLRPNAWAFVFVSILGSIGVVLAVLSPKVLGEATNILFEGVVSSMAPAGMTKEQVVAGLEASGQQDLANIVSAMEHFVPGAGVDFMALSRVLLIVLGLYFASSLLMWLQGYVINVIMVRVMWRLREQVEAKINRLPLRYFDRVQRGELISRVTNDIDNITQMMQQSLSQALTSVLTVLGVLIMMLTISWQLTLVVLVSFPLMGILFGVIGPRSQKAFGIQWRKVGRLNARVEESFSGHALVKVFGREQASREAFREENEELYQASFTAQFLSNIMMPAMMFIGNLTYVGIAVFGALMVASGQLRLGDVQAFIQYSQQFTQPLAELGGMAAVVQSGTASAERVFELLDEPEQEPDAEDAPTLVEGDGTIEFQDVAFSYSPDRPLIHDLSFRVEPGQTVAIVGPTGAGKTTLVNLLMRFYELDGGRILLNGQNIAELTRRDIRAETGMVLQDPWLFAGTIRENIRYGRADATDDEILAAARATYVDRFVHSLPDGYDTLLDEDASNISAGEKQLITIARAFVAHPSVLILDEATSSVDTRTELLLQHAMAALREGRTSFVIAHRLSTIRDADLILVMENGGIVEKGTHDELIAAKGAYFRLYNSQFEQAASDLDEEARALAVDAEAGERAEAAEDDAIEGETAPVV encoded by the coding sequence ATGAGCGACGAGAAGAACACCGAGAAGACCTCCCGCCGCCGCGTGCGCCAGGCCGTGGCGGAGCTGAGCGCCGAGGAGAAGGCTGAGATCGAGCTCGGCGAGCAGGCCCGCATCGCGGCCGACGACTGGAGCGGCGCCGTCGCCCCGGGCAAGGCCGCGCACTTCTGGCCCGCCTTCCGCCGGCTGATCGGGCTGCTGCGCCCGAATGCCTGGGCGTTCGTGTTCGTGTCGATCCTCGGCTCGATCGGCGTCGTGCTCGCGGTGCTGTCGCCCAAGGTGCTCGGCGAGGCGACCAACATCCTCTTCGAGGGCGTGGTGTCGTCGATGGCACCCGCCGGCATGACCAAGGAGCAGGTAGTCGCGGGGTTGGAGGCCTCGGGACAGCAGGACCTCGCCAACATCGTCTCGGCGATGGAGCACTTCGTCCCCGGTGCCGGCGTCGACTTCATGGCGCTCAGCCGCGTGCTGCTCATCGTGCTCGGACTGTACTTCGCGTCGTCGCTGCTGATGTGGCTGCAGGGCTACGTCATCAACGTGATCATGGTGCGCGTCATGTGGCGCCTGCGCGAACAGGTCGAGGCCAAGATCAATCGCCTGCCGCTGCGCTACTTCGACCGCGTGCAGCGCGGCGAGCTGATCTCGCGGGTGACGAACGACATCGACAACATCACCCAGATGATGCAGCAGTCGCTGTCGCAGGCGCTCACGAGCGTGCTCACGGTGCTCGGCGTGCTCATCATGATGCTGACCATCTCGTGGCAGCTGACGCTCGTGGTGCTGGTCAGCTTCCCGCTCATGGGCATCCTGTTCGGCGTCATCGGGCCCCGCTCGCAGAAGGCGTTCGGCATCCAGTGGCGCAAGGTCGGCCGCCTCAACGCCCGCGTCGAGGAGTCGTTCTCGGGCCACGCCCTGGTCAAGGTCTTCGGCCGCGAGCAGGCGTCGCGCGAGGCATTCCGCGAGGAGAACGAGGAGCTCTACCAGGCCTCGTTCACAGCGCAGTTCCTGTCGAACATCATGATGCCGGCGATGATGTTCATCGGGAACCTCACCTACGTGGGCATCGCGGTCTTCGGTGCGCTGATGGTCGCGAGCGGCCAGCTGCGACTCGGCGACGTGCAGGCGTTCATCCAGTACTCGCAGCAGTTCACGCAGCCGCTCGCGGAGCTCGGGGGCATGGCCGCGGTCGTGCAGTCGGGCACCGCCTCCGCCGAGCGCGTGTTCGAGTTGCTGGACGAGCCCGAGCAGGAGCCCGACGCCGAAGACGCGCCCACGCTGGTCGAGGGTGACGGCACGATCGAGTTCCAGGACGTCGCGTTCTCGTACTCACCCGACCGACCGCTCATCCACGACCTGTCGTTCCGGGTCGAGCCCGGCCAGACGGTCGCGATCGTGGGTCCGACCGGTGCCGGCAAGACCACGCTGGTGAACCTGCTGATGCGCTTCTACGAGCTCGACGGCGGCCGCATCCTGCTCAACGGGCAGAACATCGCCGAGCTCACGCGCCGCGACATCCGCGCCGAGACGGGCATGGTGCTGCAGGACCCGTGGCTGTTCGCCGGCACGATCCGCGAGAACATCCGCTACGGCCGCGCCGACGCCACCGACGACGAGATCCTCGCCGCCGCGCGGGCGACCTACGTCGACCGGTTCGTTCACTCGCTGCCCGACGGGTACGACACGCTCCTCGACGAGGACGCGTCGAACATCTCGGCGGGAGAGAAGCAGCTCATCACGATCGCGCGCGCCTTCGTGGCGCACCCCTCGGTGCTGATCCTCGACGAGGCGACGAGCTCGGTCGACACCCGCACCGAGCTGCTGCTGCAGCACGCGATGGCCGCTCTCCGGGAGGGACGCACGTCGTTCGTGATCGCGCACCGCCTGTCGACCATCCGCGACGCCGACCTCATCCTCGTGATGGAGAACGGCGGGATCGTCGAGAAGGGCACGCACGACGAGCTCATCGCGGCCAAAGGGGCGTACTTCCGCCTGTACAACTCGCAGTTCGAGCAGGCCGCGTCCGATCTCGACGAGGAGGCCCGTGCCCTCGCCGTCGATGCGGAGGCCGGCGAGCGCGCCGAGGCCGCGGAGGACGACGCGATCGAGGGCGAGACCGCACCCGTCGTGTGA
- a CDS encoding HAD family hydrolase, with protein MNTDAETSALSSRRRIIFLDVDGTLLEHGSHVSASTGPAIRAVREAGHLVYLSTGRSASDIHPDVAEIGFDGAVTNSGALVVSDGEVVVDRPLSPAATDRMLTALRSRGIRYFLQTRDAVYASDGMAELMRDYAAALAAREASGQKVRPEDSLVGLAQRVFPSADEADLTRIDKAVFVSDHPEGLEELRADLGDEFLIVPGSMPLPGGSNGEISQRETTKGSAIELLLTHLGMDAADAIAVGDSWNDIEMFQVCGVSVAMGNAQPELKELADFVTTDVLDDGIANAFRRLGLT; from the coding sequence ATGAACACCGATGCCGAGACCTCGGCCCTCTCCTCCCGCCGGCGCATCATCTTCCTCGACGTCGACGGCACGCTCCTCGAGCACGGCTCGCACGTGTCTGCCTCGACGGGTCCGGCCATCCGCGCGGTGCGCGAAGCCGGGCACCTCGTATATCTGAGCACCGGGCGGTCGGCCTCCGACATCCACCCCGACGTCGCAGAGATCGGCTTCGACGGCGCCGTGACCAACTCCGGTGCGCTCGTCGTCTCAGACGGAGAGGTGGTCGTCGACCGCCCCCTGTCGCCGGCCGCGACGGACCGGATGCTCACGGCGCTGAGGAGCCGGGGCATCCGCTACTTCCTGCAGACGCGCGATGCCGTCTACGCCTCGGACGGCATGGCCGAGCTGATGCGCGACTATGCGGCGGCGCTCGCGGCGCGTGAGGCGTCGGGCCAGAAGGTGCGGCCCGAGGACTCGCTGGTGGGGCTCGCCCAGCGCGTCTTCCCGAGCGCCGACGAGGCCGACCTGACGCGCATCGACAAGGCCGTCTTCGTCAGCGACCACCCGGAGGGCCTCGAGGAGCTGCGCGCCGACCTCGGCGACGAGTTCCTCATCGTGCCGGGCAGCATGCCGCTGCCCGGTGGCTCGAACGGCGAGATCAGCCAGCGCGAGACCACGAAGGGGTCGGCCATCGAGCTGCTGCTCACCCATCTCGGCATGGACGCGGCCGATGCGATCGCGGTGGGCGACAGCTGGAACGACATCGAGATGTTCCAGGTGTGCGGCGTCTCGGTCGCGATGGGCAACGCGCAGCCGGAGCTCAAGGAGCTCGCCGACTTCGTCACGACCGACGTGCTCGACGACGGGATCGCGAACGCGTTCCGCCGCCTCGGCCTGACCTGA
- a CDS encoding VOC family protein has translation MAHGDITHIDIPVSDLGDATEFYSGLFGWQIAEMPGFEGYPMWQAPNGISGGGLGLREEGFTNTRSYVEVDSIDDTVAKAREAGGSLVREKQEITPTSWWAVIADPDGNQIGLFEGPMQG, from the coding sequence ATGGCGCACGGCGACATCACGCACATCGACATCCCGGTCAGCGACCTCGGCGACGCGACCGAGTTCTACTCCGGCCTCTTCGGCTGGCAGATCGCCGAGATGCCGGGCTTCGAGGGCTATCCCATGTGGCAGGCCCCGAACGGTATCTCCGGCGGCGGACTGGGTCTGCGCGAAGAGGGCTTCACCAACACGCGGTCGTACGTCGAGGTGGACTCCATCGACGACACCGTCGCCAAGGCCAGGGAGGCCGGCGGGAGCCTCGTGCGAGAGAAGCAGGAGATCACCCCGACGAGCTGGTGGGCGGTCATCGCCGACCCCGACGGCAACCAGATCGGCCTCTTCGAAGGCCCGATGCAGGGCTGA